From the Methanobrevibacter oralis genome, the window TGTTTTGAATGTTGGTGATGCTGTGGGTAGTGTTGTTTATTTTGTTGATGGTGAAATGGTAGGTAATTCCTCTGTGGGCTCTTCAATTAATGTTTCAGCTTTGAAAGCTGGGTTGCATACTGTTTTTGTTAAGTTAGTTGATGATGTTAATTATGTGGATGCTACAAGTGATACATTGACTGTTAATGTTGTTAAAGCATCTAATGCTAATATTACTATTAGTATAATTCCTTTAAATCCAATTTATGGTGATAAAGTTAATGTTAACATTACTGTTCCAACAGATGCTGATGGTAAAGTTTTAATTGTTTTAGATAATAAAACTACAATAATTAAAGCTCCAGGAGAATCATACACATTTGTTCCATCAAATGCAGGTGAACATACAATTTCTGTATCATTAGTCAATGACACAAATTATATGAACACAACAAATGATGTTAAATTCAATGTAGCTAAGAAAAATACATTATTAATTGCTCCATCATTAATAAAGTATTATCTAAGCAATGATAAATTAATTGTTATTTTAAAAGATTCTACAGGTAAAATATTAGCTAATAAAAAAGTTACAATTAAAATCAATACTGTAACATATAATTTAAAAACAGATTCTAAAGGTGTTGCAAAATTACTCATACGTCTTAATCCAAAATCATATGTTGCAGATATTAAATTTACAGGAGATAACAATTATAATGTAGCAAATAAAAAAGTTAGTGTCAAAGTAGTTATTCCAAAGATTAAAGCTGTTAAAAATAAAGTTAAAAGAAACAAATATCTACAAGTATCCTTTAAAACTTATGACAATAAAGCAATTAAAAACACAAAAGTTACCTTAAAAATCAAAGGAAAAACATACACAGCTAAAACCAATAACAAAGGCATTGCTAAGCTAAAATTAAAAGTTAAAAAAGGAACTTATAAAGTAAAAACAGCTTTTAAATCTCCAGCTAAATACGGAAAAACAACAAGAACACTAAAAATAAAAGTAATTTAAGGATAAAATATTTATAATTTTATCCTATTTTTTTTATTCATAGATTTGATAATGTATAAAAGTATATAAACTATTTTTTACATATCATAAATTATCTTTTAATCAACTTAGAAGATTATCTACTCCAAAGGAGGTGATATGTATTAGATTAAAATGGGCTTTATTAATGGGATTGATGTTTATCATGTGTATACTCACAATATCGTCTATTTCAGCTTCAAATAATTTAATAGAATCGCTTTCTACTAATAATAATGGTTCAGAAGCAATTTATATTCCGAATTCCGACTTAAATTTATTATCTGGTAATGGAAATGATGTTGAAACACCTGATATTCCTGATTTAATTGTAAATGATACATTTTATGTTACTTCCGACGATATTGAGGATTATTTTCCAAATAGACAATTGGAATCTAAATATTATAATA encodes:
- a CDS encoding autotransporter outer membrane beta-barrel domain-containing protein, whose translation is SVGSSINVSSLKAGLHTVFVKLVDDVNYVDATSDTLTVNVAKAMLNISAIANNITYGQDLFIAYEFNVSDVSGSLVFCIDNQQTIIGILGFAIAVTDLKAGNHTVFVKLVDDVNYVDATSATLTVNVAKATLNISAIANNITYGQDLVVSHVLNVGDAVGSVVYFVDGEMVGNSSVGSSINVSGLKAGLHTVFVKLVDDVNYVDATSATLTVNVAKVTLNISAIVSDVVYGQDLVVSHVLNVGDAVGSVVYFVDGEMVGNSSVGSSINVSGLKAGLHTVFVKLVDDVNYVDATSDTLTVNVAKVTLNISAIANNITYGQDLVVSHVLNVGDAVGSVVYFVDGEMVGNSSVGSSINVSALKAGLHTVFVKLVDDVNYVDATSDTLTVNVVKASNANITISIIPLNPIYGDKVNVNITVPTDADGKVLIVLDNKTTIIKAPGESYTFVPSNAGEHTISVSLVNDTNYMNTTNDVKFNVAKKNTLLIAPSLIKYYLSNDKLIVILKDSTGKILANKKVTIKINTVTYNLKTDSKGVAKLLIRLNPKSYVADIKFTGDNNYNVANKKVSVKVVIPKIKAVKNKVKRNKYLQVSFKTYDNKAIKNTKVTLKIKGKTYTAKTNNKGIAKLKLKVKKGTYKVKTAFKSPAKYGKTTRTLKIKVI